In Hyalangium minutum, the genomic stretch GGCTGGTGGGACCGGCGAGGTACGCGGCGAGCACGGCCTGGATGGCTGCGCTGGTCGTGGTGAGCGAGGCCGCGGGCGTGTGCCAGGCGAGCACGTGGCGGGGCAGGGTGCTCGACGGCCAGTCGATGTGCGTGGTGCGCTTCTCCTTCTGGAGGGGCTCCTCGGGGATGGTGACCTGGGCCAGCTTGCGGTCCCACGGGCCGTACTGCTCGCGGATCTGCCGCATGACGGCCGCGTCGTCGAAGTCCCCGACGATGAAGAGCAGGGTGTTGTCCGGGGTGTACCAGCGCTCGAAGAAGGTGCGGCTGTACGCGTAGGCCTCGGGCATGGCCTTGATGTCCTCGTAGAAGCCGAGCGTGGTGTGCCGGTACGGGTGCACCTTGAAGGCGGTGCCCGAGAGCTGTTCCTCCATCTTCAGTTCCGGGAGGGACTCGTTCTTGTGGTACTCGCCGAGCACCGCGAGCGCCTCGGTGCGGAACGAGGGCTCCGCGTACTCGAGGTTCCGGAAGCGGTCGGCCTCCAGCTCGATGAGCGCGTCGAGCCCAGCGGACGGGCCATACGAGTGGTAGACGGTGAAGTCATCGGTGGTGAAGGCGTTGTCGTCGAAGCCGTAGCTGGCGACGATGCGGTCGCGCTCGCCTTCGGGGTGCTTCTTCGTGCCCTTGAACATCATGTGCTCGAAGAAGTGCGCGAAGCCCGTCTTGCCGGGCTCCACCTCGTTGCGCGAGCCCACGCGCACCACGGTGTAGTAGGCGACGAGCCCCGGAGAGCGGAACGGCACGCGCACGACGGTGAGGCCGTTGGGCAGCCGGTCGACCTTGAGCGGGTAGGGGAACGTCTCGGTGCTCGGCTGGGCGGTGGCCGGCAGGGCCGGGGCCAGCAGGAGCAGAAGGAGCGGGAGGAGCCTGTGCATGCGGTGACCTCATGGCCGAGGTGGGTGGGCAACCTCGGCGGTGGGGCCCTATACGGCGGAAGGCCCCCTGGAGGGGAGGCAAGCATGAGCCCATCTGTTGGGGAGTGTGTGCGAGAACCAGCGGATGGGTGGGTCAGGAGGATTGACGTGCCCCCGTCAGCGGTTAACGTAGAAGGGTCGAACGAAAGGGGGCGACCTGGCTTCGACGGGGGCATAGAAGCCCGAGACGCGTGCCGAGCTGTCAGTGACTCGTAAAACCGCTGGCAAAGACACAAAAGCCAACGACAACGTTGAGCTCGCGCTGGCTGCCTAACAACAGTACTTAGCGCGCGGTCCTCCTGCTCTCGGCCCGTGGGGTGGGGTAGGACCGTCATAATGCGGGCTGGCTGCCGAGGGTGCCTGGGCCCGAGGTGGCGAGATCTTTCCAGGACCGGCTCGTAGGATCCCGTCCGTGGGAGCCTGCGGGACGTAGCAAAGCGCGGACTACGCACGTAGGGTCGAAGGGCCGAAGGCTTTCGGACGCGGGTTCGATTCCCGCCGCCTCCACAGAGCAGCAAGAGCTGTAGCAAGGCCCCGGCCGCCATCTGGCGAGCCGGGGTTTTCTTTTTCCCCTGAAGCTGCGAGGGGCAGCCGGTTTACCCTACCTGGCCTGGTTGCGGCCGAAAGATGACGTGGAAACGACCCTCCTCAACCCGCTCTGCGCGGCCTGTTCATCGTGCAATGAGAGCTCACTCACTGACTCGAACAAGCAACTTGTCGAACATCGTGTCGCTGGCGCTGTTCGAAAAATCAAACGTCAGAGCGTCCGTCGTACTGGTATTGCTCTCGATCGTCTTGAATCCGCTGGAGAGGCTGCTTCCCTTGGTCGAGAGGTTGGTGTCGCCGA encodes the following:
- a CDS encoding M16 family metallopeptidase, whose protein sequence is MHRLLPLLLLLLAPALPATAQPSTETFPYPLKVDRLPNGLTVVRVPFRSPGLVAYYTVVRVGSRNEVEPGKTGFAHFFEHMMFKGTKKHPEGERDRIVASYGFDDNAFTTDDFTVYHSYGPSAGLDALIELEADRFRNLEYAEPSFRTEALAVLGEYHKNESLPELKMEEQLSGTAFKVHPYRHTTLGFYEDIKAMPEAYAYSRTFFERWYTPDNTLLFIVGDFDDAAVMRQIREQYGPWDRKLAQVTIPEEPLQKEKRTTHIDWPSSTLPRHVLAWHTPAASLTTTSAAIQAVLAAYLAGPTSPLFKELVLEKQWVESISSDSYPRRDPSLFTLTATLKDEQNRASVNDAFTRAVRELASGKVDTARVRAIQSNIRYGLLMDLEAPNDVGLQLAWCAGIFGTPDGLARHLQNISKVQPEQLVSFARRYFADNNLTVLTLTPAAGGKP